Proteins from a single region of Streptomyces spectabilis:
- a CDS encoding aldehyde dehydrogenase family protein: MASIFEYAPAPESRSVVDIAPSYGLFIDGEFTEAADGKVFKTVSPSTEEVLSEVAQAGEADVERAVKAARKAFEKWSALPGAERAKYLFRIARIIQERSRELAVLETLDNGKPIKETRDADLPLVAAHFFYYAGWADKLDHAGYGANPRPLGVAGQVIPWNFPLLMLAWKIAPALATGNTVVLKPAETTPLSALFFADICRQAGLPKGVVNILPGYGDTGAALVAHPDVNKVAFTGSTAVGKQIARTVAGTDKKLTLELGGKGANIVFDDAPIDQAVEGIVTGIFFNQGQVCCAGSRLLVQESIQDELLDALKRRLSTLRLGDPLDKNTDIGAINSAEQLARITSLADRGEAEGAERWSPACELPTSGYWFAPTLFTGVTQAHTIARDEIFGPVLSVLTFRTPDEAVAKANNTQYGLSAGIWTEKGSRILAVANKLRAGVVWANTFNKFDPTSPFGGYKESGFGREGGRHGLEAYLDV, translated from the coding sequence ATGGCATCGATTTTCGAGTACGCACCGGCCCCCGAGTCCCGCTCGGTCGTCGACATCGCCCCCTCCTACGGCCTGTTCATCGACGGCGAGTTCACCGAGGCCGCGGACGGCAAGGTCTTCAAGACCGTCTCCCCGTCCACCGAGGAGGTCCTCTCCGAGGTCGCCCAGGCCGGCGAGGCGGACGTCGAGCGCGCGGTGAAGGCCGCCCGCAAGGCCTTCGAGAAGTGGTCCGCCCTGCCGGGCGCCGAGCGGGCGAAGTACCTCTTCCGCATCGCCCGCATCATCCAGGAGCGCAGCCGCGAGCTGGCCGTCCTGGAGACCCTCGACAACGGCAAGCCGATCAAGGAGACCCGCGACGCGGACCTCCCGCTGGTCGCCGCGCACTTCTTCTACTACGCGGGCTGGGCCGACAAGCTCGACCACGCCGGGTACGGCGCGAACCCGCGCCCGCTGGGCGTCGCGGGCCAGGTCATCCCCTGGAACTTCCCGCTCCTGATGCTGGCCTGGAAGATCGCCCCGGCGCTCGCGACGGGCAACACGGTGGTCCTCAAGCCCGCCGAGACCACTCCGCTGTCGGCTCTCTTCTTCGCGGACATCTGCCGCCAGGCGGGCCTGCCGAAGGGCGTCGTCAACATCCTTCCCGGGTACGGCGACACGGGCGCGGCCCTCGTCGCGCACCCCGACGTCAACAAGGTCGCCTTCACCGGCTCCACGGCCGTCGGCAAGCAGATCGCCCGCACGGTCGCGGGCACGGACAAGAAGCTCACCCTCGAACTGGGCGGCAAGGGCGCGAACATCGTCTTCGACGACGCGCCGATCGACCAGGCCGTCGAGGGCATCGTCACGGGCATCTTCTTCAACCAGGGCCAGGTCTGCTGCGCGGGCTCGCGCCTCCTGGTCCAGGAGTCGATCCAGGACGAGCTCCTGGACGCCCTCAAGCGCAGGCTCTCGACGCTGCGCCTCGGCGACCCGCTCGACAAGAACACCGACATCGGCGCGATCAACTCCGCCGAGCAGCTGGCCCGCATCACCTCGCTCGCCGACCGGGGCGAGGCGGAGGGCGCCGAGCGCTGGTCCCCGGCCTGCGAGCTGCCCACATCGGGCTACTGGTTCGCCCCGACGCTGTTCACCGGCGTCACCCAGGCGCACACCATCGCCCGCGACGAGATCTTCGGCCCGGTCCTGTCCGTCCTCACCTTCCGCACGCCGGACGAGGCCGTCGCCAAGGCGAACAACACGCAGTACGGCCTGTCCGCGGGCATCTGGACGGAGAAGGGCTCGCGCATCCTCGCGGTCGCGAACAAGCTCCGCGCCGGTGTCGTCTGGGCCAACACCTTCAACAAGTTCGACCCGACCTCGCCCTTCGGCGGCTACAAGGAGTCGGGCTTCGGCCGCGAGGGCGGCCGCCACGGCCTGGAGGCTTACCTCGATGTCTGA